The DNA region CGATATGCGTATCCACCCATCTGTCGAGGTGAGGATCGAGGATTCGATAATAGGTATGGATACCTCTGTCCCAGACCTAGCGGCTTTGATAGGTAAGTTAGGAGGAGTTCTAAGGCTTGTTAAGGACGTTAGACGCATGGGGTGTTCGTCGCTCGAAGTCTGTGAGGTCGCACGAGGGGCTATAGACGCTTTCATAGACATCCGCGGAAGGACAGATATAGTTCACTTAGCGTCGAAGCTTATAGTCGAAGAAGCAGGTGGAATTATCACAGACGACTTAGGCTACCCTTTAAAAACGCCGTTGAAGGCTAAGGAACGGGTGAAGTTCATAGCCTCCGGGAACGAGAAACTACATAGACGTATCCTCAGCCTAATACGTAAGACCAGCGACTAGCTTAGTTGGAACCTCCAAGCCTGAATTCTTTATGTATAGCTCGTACCGCTTTCTCGCAATCTCCCTCTTTGACTACAAGCGATATGTTAAGCTCGGAAGAGCCCTGGGCGATCATCCTAATGTTTACCCCCTTCTCTGCGACGGCTTTGAATATCCGAGCGGCAGTGCCTGGTCGACCTCTCATGCCTCTACCGACCGCGGCCACGACCGATACGTCAGATTCATAAGTTATATCTTTCACCAAGCCGGTGCCCAACAAAGCAGTCTCGAGTAGAGATACCGCCTTCATCAGGACACTACCTGGGACTATTATGGATATGTTACTCTCGCTTACGGTCTGCGAGATCATCATTATGTTTATACCTGCGTTGCCGAGTACTTGAAATATCCTAGCAGCGGTACCTGGCGTCCCGACCATACCGAAGCCCTGGACGTTTATCAAGCCGACATCCCTGACGAGAGTGACGGCTTTAACTATCCCACCCGGTTCCTTAGGCTTCGACGTTATGATCGTACCAGGATTATCGGGGTTAAACGTATTCCTGATCCTAACGGGTATGTCCTCCTCCATAGCGGGCTCTAGGGCTCTAGGGTGCATCCTCTTCGCCCCTAGAGCGGTCATCTCAACAGCTTCCTCAAAGCTCAACTCCTTGAGCGTCTTAGCGGAGGGTTCTATTCTAGGGTCGGCGGTCATGAGCCCGTCTACATCCGTCCAGAGCCAAACCTCATCCACCTTGAGAGCCGCGGCTATCAGAGTAGCCGTATAATCGGAGCCTCCTCTGCCGAGGGTGGTTATAGAGCCATCTTGGCTTTTAGCGATATAACCCGTGACCACAGGTACTTCGCCTCTATCGATTATGGGTTGAAGTCTTGTCTTCAGCTGAAGTTTACTGAGTTCTATGAAGGGTTTAGCCTCCCCGTAGTTGGAATCCGTCACTATTCCAGCGTCCCATCCCGTTAGCCACCTTGTCTTTACACCTATGCTCGTCAGAGAGCCCCACAGTATAGGTGTGGACATCCTCTCCCCGAAGGAGAGCACATAGTCTCTAGACCTGGGTGTAACCTCTCTTATGTAGTGTATCCCGTAGAGAAGCTTCTCAAGCTCATCTCTAAGCTCCTCTAGCGTTTTAACCACCGTGTTTAAGGCATTTGAGTCGCTAACAGCGTTTTCAGCTAGGTCAATGTGTTTTTTAAACAGTTTGTCAACCCATCCAGTTACATCGGCATCAGCTCTCGATGCCTCTTTACTCATCTTAAGAAGCGCGTCGGTAACACCTGATAAGGCCGAAGCCACGACTACTAACTCGTATCCCTCGTCGAGATATCGGCTAATCAAACCGGCTACATGTTTCATCTTCTCCGCGTCGTCGAGCGAGGTTCCTCCAAATTTCATAACGACCTTGATGACTTATCCCCCCAGGCCTCTCATGAGAAATCTTTTAACGGCTATGAGATCCCGTATAACTGCTATAGCTGTTTCTATTCCACCCGCGCCTTTACCGACTATCGTCTCTGAACCTAGATGCTCCGTATGAAACGTAACCGCGTTAAGCGTCCCCCATACGCAGAGCGGATCCGTCAAGCTCACCTCTCTAGGCTCTACGACCAAGCCCTCCCCGTCTATAACCCCTAGAAGCTTTATCGTCTTACCAGATTCGCCGAGCCGTTTAAGAATGTCGTAGGTTACATCTCGTATACCTTTTATCCTGACATCCTTGAGGGTAACCTTTAACCCCATAACGTAGTTAGCTATTATCACGAGCTTACACGCAGTGTCGTATCCTTCTACATCCATAGTGGGGTCCCTCTCAGCGTAACCAGCATCTTGAGCCTCCTTTAAGGCTTCTTCGAAGCTCAATCCACCTTTATACATCCTAGTTAGTATGTAGTTTGTAGTGCCGTTTAGAATCCCTTCGACCTTGACGACTCTATCACCAGATAGACACACCCTACCGAAGTCTAGAATAGGTGTGCCGCCACCCACAGTTCCGCTGAACCTTAAGAGAGCCCCGTTTCTTTCAGCGAGCTCCAAAAGAGCCGGTAAAGCTATTGCCAGAGGACCTTTATTCGTAGTCACGACACTTTTACCCATGCTTAACGCCTTTTTCACATGGGTTAGACCAGGCTCGCCGTCTACTATGTTTGTAGGGGTTGTTTCAACTAAGACGTCGTAGTCGAGCTCATCTAAGAGTTCCGAGGAAGAGAGAGGCTTGACCTCGTCCGGCATACCCTTAGCCAGGCTTCCGAGTCTCCTCTTTGCATCGAGCACTTTCTTAAGGTCCACACCCCTCTCGTCAACCAAGGCTCCAGAGGTATCCGCGACCGCTACGACTCTAGGTTTTAACCCGAAATTCGAAGCTAGATAGCTCTGATCAGCTATGAACCTCTCCGCCAAA from Candidatus Bathyarchaeota archaeon includes:
- a CDS encoding aspartate kinase is translated as MKFGGTSLDDAEKMKHVAGLISRYLDEGYELVVVASALSGVTDALLKMSKEASRADADVTGWVDKLFKKHIDLAENAVSDSNALNTVVKTLEELRDELEKLLYGIHYIREVTPRSRDYVLSFGERMSTPILWGSLTSIGVKTRWLTGWDAGIVTDSNYGEAKPFIELSKLQLKTRLQPIIDRGEVPVVTGYIAKSQDGSITTLGRGGSDYTATLIAAALKVDEVWLWTDVDGLMTADPRIEPSAKTLKELSFEEAVEMTALGAKRMHPRALEPAMEEDIPVRIRNTFNPDNPGTIITSKPKEPGGIVKAVTLVRDVGLINVQGFGMVGTPGTAARIFQVLGNAGINIMMISQTVSESNISIIVPGSVLMKAVSLLETALLGTGLVKDITYESDVSVVAAVGRGMRGRPGTAARIFKAVAEKGVNIRMIAQGSSELNISLVVKEGDCEKAVRAIHKEFRLGGSN
- a CDS encoding homoserine dehydrogenase produces the protein MRIVMVGFGVVGRALAERFIADQSYLASNFGLKPRVVAVADTSGALVDERGVDLKKVLDAKRRLGSLAKGMPDEVKPLSSSELLDELDYDVLVETTPTNIVDGEPGLTHVKKALSMGKSVVTTNKGPLAIALPALLELAERNGALLRFSGTVGGGTPILDFGRVCLSGDRVVKVEGILNGTTNYILTRMYKGGLSFEEALKEAQDAGYAERDPTMDVEGYDTACKLVIIANYVMGLKVTLKDVRIKGIRDVTYDILKRLGESGKTIKLLGVIDGEGLVVEPREVSLTDPLCVWGTLNAVTFHTEHLGSETIVGKGAGGIETAIAVIRDLIAVKRFLMRGLGG